AGCAGCAGAAAAAGGCCGCTGAAGCACGTAAACGCCAGCGTCAAACACAGATCAAAGAAGTAAAATTCCGTCCTGCGACGGATGAAGGGGATTATCAGGTAAAACTACGCAACCTGATACGTTTCCTAAAAGATGGTGATAAAGCAAAAGTAACGCTTCGTTTTAGAGGGCGTGAAATGGCTCACCAAGAGTTGGGTATGGAACTTCTTCTACGCGTAGAAGAAGATCTTAAAGAGTATGGTGTCGTTGAACAGCGCCCGCGTCTTGAAGGACGTCAAATGGTGATGGTTCTAGCGCCAACTAAATAACCCAAATTTTTATTAATGTAATTTTGAATGCGAGTGGATTATTATGCCAAAATTAAAAACGAATAGTAGTGCGAAAAAGCGCTTTGCCAAAAATGGCGGCGGTAACTTTAAGCGCCATTCTTCACACAGAAGTCATATCCTCACAAAGAAATCAACTAAACGTAAAAGACATTTACGTGCAGATAAATTGGTTTCCGCTGCGGACAAAAAGTCAATTAGCAGATTAATGCCGTACGCATAAGTTGAGGAGAAGTAAGAAATGGCAAGAGTTAAACGTGGTACTATTACCAAAGCACGTCACAAAAAGATTTTAAAGAAAGCAAAAGGTTACTATGGTGCACGCTCACGTACAATCCGTGCAGCACATCAAGCAGTAATCAAAGCAGGTCAATACGCATATCGTGACCGCCGTCAAAACAAACGTAACTTCCGTTCACTTTGGATCGTACGTATTAATGCGGCAGCACGCGAATGTGGTCTTTCATACAGCCGTTTCATCAAC
The window above is part of the Ignatzschineria sp. RMDPL8A genome. Proteins encoded here:
- the infC gene encoding translation initiation factor IF-3, producing MSNQNEHRINEAISSREVRLIDEAGEQKGIVSLADALDMAYNDGLDLVEVSPNARPPVCRIMNYGKFKFEQQKKAAEARKRQRQTQIKEVKFRPATDEGDYQVKLRNLIRFLKDGDKAKVTLRFRGREMAHQELGMELLLRVEEDLKEYGVVEQRPRLEGRQMVMVLAPTK
- the rpmI gene encoding 50S ribosomal protein L35, coding for MPKLKTNSSAKKRFAKNGGGNFKRHSSHRSHILTKKSTKRKRHLRADKLVSAADKKSISRLMPYA
- the rplT gene encoding 50S ribosomal protein L20, yielding MARVKRGTITKARHKKILKKAKGYYGARSRTIRAAHQAVIKAGQYAYRDRRQNKRNFRSLWIVRINAAARECGLSYSRFINGLKKANIEIDRKVLADMAVHDKAGFEVLANQAKAALA